From Halotia branconii CENA392, the proteins below share one genomic window:
- a CDS encoding tyrosine-type recombinase/integrase translates to MDDDKWINVDPRTKKLSLRFRVRGFSRQFYLSTGLTDNRRNREILRSKRDAIANDIIFNRFDDSLNSYRPKRLLAKESKESKLITQHSLFELWEKFTQFQEKQLEETTTRHKYKVIAVRIKKFPSQLVEDAPKIRDWLLANYSQFSVWETLIFLNRCCEWAVGSGYLTFNPFVNLQIKKPKRKSTKEDDYKAYNIEQRDFIIKAFELDHVNGHYADLIKFLFFTGCRHGEAFALRWSDIHSNCTRIKINKARNLFNIQKGTKNGKRRTFPCQQGSKLQSLLIQLRENANSSDDLIFRSKAGFPMNSDILGNCWRQSSCGLGVVRQLANGGKLPYLKPYSTRHTFATLAITSGVTPDKVALWIGDDVATVLKFYCHPESLSAECPDF, encoded by the coding sequence ATGGATGATGATAAGTGGATAAACGTCGATCCGCGAACTAAAAAGCTCAGTTTACGCTTTCGAGTTCGCGGGTTCTCTCGCCAGTTTTATTTGTCAACCGGACTAACAGATAACAGGCGTAACCGCGAGATATTGCGATCAAAACGTGACGCGATCGCAAACGATATTATATTTAATCGTTTTGATGATTCTCTGAATAGCTATCGTCCCAAACGCCTTTTAGCCAAGGAATCAAAAGAATCAAAACTTATCACTCAGCACTCATTATTTGAATTGTGGGAGAAATTCACCCAGTTTCAAGAAAAGCAGTTGGAGGAGACGACGACTAGGCACAAATATAAAGTCATTGCCGTCAGAATTAAAAAATTTCCTAGTCAACTTGTAGAAGATGCTCCAAAAATCAGAGATTGGTTGTTAGCTAATTACAGCCAATTTTCGGTGTGGGAGACATTAATATTTCTCAACCGCTGCTGTGAGTGGGCTGTTGGTTCTGGATATCTCACATTTAATCCCTTCGTAAACCTCCAAATTAAAAAACCAAAACGGAAATCCACCAAAGAAGACGATTACAAAGCTTATAACATTGAACAAAGAGACTTTATCATCAAAGCTTTTGAGCTTGATCATGTAAATGGACACTATGCCGACCTAATAAAATTCTTGTTTTTTACAGGTTGTCGGCATGGTGAAGCCTTCGCACTACGTTGGTCAGACATTCATAGTAATTGCACACGTATCAAAATCAACAAAGCCCGAAATTTATTCAATATTCAAAAGGGAACTAAAAACGGGAAGCGTAGAACGTTTCCATGTCAACAAGGATCTAAACTTCAGTCACTACTAATTCAGCTTAGAGAAAACGCTAACAGTAGCGATGATTTAATATTCCGATCTAAAGCTGGCTTTCCTATGAACTCCGATATCTTGGGTAACTGCTGGAGGCAGTCATCTTGTGGATTGGGAGTCGTACGCCAATTGGCTAACGGGGGAAAATTACCGTATCTAAAGCCATATAGCACTAGACACACGTTTGCTACTTTGGCTATCACTTCAGGCGTAACCCCTGACAAAGTAGCGCTGTGGATAGGCGACGACGTAGCAACAGTATTAAAGTTCTATTGCCATCCAGAATCACTGTCGGCCGAGTGTCCAGATTTTTGA
- a CDS encoding gluconokinase, which produces MIILVMGVSGSGKTTIGQLLAASLHWEFQDADSFHSPENIAKMQHNIPLTDADRMPWLQNLQTAIAQWLQENKNVVMACSALKASYRQFLLLDGDRIKLVYLNGSFELIQQRLQTRQNHFMTEKLLNSQFDALEEPDNALYVDVSQTPEKIVDFLKTRFE; this is translated from the coding sequence ATGATTATTCTGGTAATGGGTGTCTCTGGTTCTGGCAAAACCACTATTGGACAACTGTTGGCAGCATCATTGCATTGGGAATTTCAAGATGCCGATTCTTTCCATTCACCAGAGAATATTGCTAAGATGCAGCATAATATCCCCCTGACTGATGCCGATAGAATGCCTTGGCTGCAAAATTTACAAACTGCGATCGCTCAATGGTTGCAAGAAAATAAAAATGTAGTCATGGCTTGTTCAGCACTAAAAGCTAGTTATCGCCAATTTTTGTTATTAGATGGCGATCGCATCAAATTAGTCTACCTAAATGGGTCGTTTGAATTAATTCAACAACGACTCCAAACGCGCCAAAATCACTTCATGACCGAAAAACTCCTCAACAGCCAGTTTGATGCTCTTGAAGAGCCAGATAATGCTTTATATGTGGATGTTTCGCAGACCCCAGAAAAGATCGTAGATTTCCTCAAAACACGTTTTGAGTAA
- the crtC gene encoding cyanoexosortase C codes for MNSYKKYGYAIKKILLIYLTKRHNQIVLCGLVVGLCYYLFFWLKTLTQFIIIGITFPLLTVTAAYLALQELWQQKNQLAKLNPPNIQRRLGHSLILFGVGLFPFSLNKGWSQALVWLIILIGVVLSTWGHKFFKHYLRPIFLMVLSIYPGIFFLPAYIWQALTPERTMDRIQAWSVNLALHAIGYPSSLDQTWVKLPTGSIEIGWGCNGFDLMVLMVMTSLLIGIAYRLKGFQILTISFLGCIVAFIFNTARIALLAISVAYWDATTFDFWHDGWGGQIFSAAMFTAFYYLLIQMRLLNFDRKSKLQ; via the coding sequence TTGAATAGCTATAAGAAATATGGTTATGCAATCAAAAAAATATTGTTAATCTATTTAACAAAAAGACACAATCAAATTGTACTGTGTGGTTTAGTTGTAGGTTTGTGTTATTACTTATTTTTTTGGTTAAAGACACTAACACAATTCATAATTATTGGTATTACATTTCCGTTGTTGACAGTTACTGCGGCTTATTTAGCGTTACAAGAATTGTGGCAACAGAAAAATCAACTTGCTAAATTAAATCCTCCAAACATCCAACGACGGCTAGGACATAGTTTGATTTTATTTGGAGTTGGTCTTTTCCCTTTTAGTCTTAATAAAGGCTGGTCTCAAGCATTAGTTTGGTTAATAATTTTAATAGGTGTTGTCCTTAGCACTTGGGGACATAAGTTCTTTAAACACTATCTACGTCCAATTTTTTTGATGGTTTTAAGTATCTATCCTGGTATTTTCTTTCTACCAGCATATATATGGCAAGCTTTGACTCCTGAAAGAACAATGGATCGCATTCAAGCTTGGAGCGTTAATTTAGCACTTCATGCCATAGGTTATCCAAGCAGTTTAGATCAAACATGGGTTAAATTACCTACAGGTAGTATAGAGATAGGATGGGGTTGTAATGGCTTTGATTTGATGGTCTTGATGGTTATGACTAGTCTGTTAATAGGTATAGCTTACAGATTAAAAGGATTCCAGATATTAACAATCAGCTTTTTGGGATGTATTGTAGCTTTTATTTTTAACACTGCTCGCATTGCATTATTGGCAATTTCTGTTGCTTATTGGGATGCCACAACATTTGATTTTTGGCATGATGGTTGGGGAGGACAAATTTTTTCAGCAGCCATGTTTACAGCATTCTATTACTTGCTTATTCAAATGCGGCTACTAAATTTTGATCGCAAATCTAAGCTGCAATAA